The following proteins are co-located in the Noviherbaspirillum sp. UKPF54 genome:
- a CDS encoding c(7)-type cytochrome triheme domain-containing protein, giving the protein MQYSRFMRALLLGMMILASVYADMKSARAEYGDIVINNYSDAAGMRPPIFPHWFHRIRFRCKVCHADLGFKFKAGGNEINMVKIIDGQYCGACHNGNIAWSVENCNLCHSGKPGTPTQVHESTISSLVVPANASTQQTQQQKK; this is encoded by the coding sequence ATGCAATACAGCAGGTTCATGCGGGCGCTCCTGCTCGGCATGATGATCCTGGCGTCGGTTTACGCCGACATGAAGAGCGCGCGCGCCGAGTACGGCGATATCGTGATCAACAACTATTCGGATGCGGCCGGCATGCGCCCGCCGATCTTCCCGCACTGGTTCCACCGTATTCGCTTCCGTTGCAAGGTCTGCCACGCGGACCTGGGCTTCAAGTTCAAGGCGGGCGGCAATGAAATCAACATGGTGAAGATCATCGACGGCCAATATTGCGGCGCCTGCCATAACGGCAACATCGCCTGGTCGGTCGAAAACTGCAACCTGTGCCACTCCGGCAAGCCGGGCACGCCGACGCAAGTGCACGAGAGCACCATCAGTTCGCTGGTCGTTCCTGCCAACGCATCGACGCAACAGACTCAACAGCAAAAGAAATAG
- a CDS encoding c(7)-type cytochrome triheme domain-containing protein, producing MKASIMLRAALALAAASAFATQAGAAGKPDGKAVYDSTCVACHGTGAAGAPKLGDSAAWEPRIKTGKAALYASATKGKGIMPPRGGNAKLSDAEVQAAVDYLVSQADGKSSKAAEPAAAPAAVAAATHPAAFSPSINNFNRLLRAPGKYNRPQAEDGIHDPENDGTVSLQPPAAAFDSLVKNGYGNHVDWVKSLNEDKINPRFDRNDPNAKPMVMDLNIVREVKGSMPDVVYPHKQHTQWLDCSNCHPAIFVPQKGANQISMAAILLGQKCGVCHGKVAFPVAECRRCHSKSKALPANAAAKP from the coding sequence ATGAAAGCATCAATCATGCTCCGCGCAGCACTCGCTCTGGCCGCGGCAAGCGCCTTCGCCACGCAAGCCGGTGCGGCCGGCAAGCCCGACGGCAAGGCCGTCTACGACTCGACCTGCGTCGCCTGCCACGGCACCGGCGCGGCGGGCGCGCCCAAGCTGGGCGATTCCGCCGCCTGGGAGCCGCGCATCAAGACCGGCAAGGCGGCGCTGTACGCAAGCGCCACCAAGGGCAAAGGCATCATGCCGCCGCGCGGCGGCAACGCCAAGTTGAGCGACGCCGAAGTGCAGGCCGCCGTCGATTACCTGGTTAGCCAGGCCGACGGCAAGAGCTCCAAGGCGGCTGAACCTGCCGCGGCGCCTGCGGCAGTCGCTGCGGCTACGCACCCGGCTGCGTTTTCGCCCAGCATCAACAACTTCAACCGCCTGCTGCGCGCGCCGGGCAAGTACAACCGGCCGCAGGCGGAAGACGGCATCCACGATCCGGAAAATGACGGCACCGTGTCGCTGCAGCCGCCGGCAGCCGCGTTCGATTCGCTGGTCAAGAACGGCTACGGCAACCATGTGGATTGGGTCAAGTCGCTCAACGAGGACAAGATCAATCCGCGCTTCGACCGCAATGACCCGAACGCCAAGCCGATGGTGATGGACCTGAACATCGTGCGCGAGGTGAAAGGCTCGATGCCGGACGTGGTGTATCCGCACAAGCAGCATACGCAATGGCTGGACTGCTCGAACTGCCATCCTGCGATCTTCGTTCCGCAAAAGGGCGCGAACCAGATCAGCATGGCGGCCATCCTGCTCGGCCAGAAGTGCGGCGTCTGCCATGGCAAGGTTGCATTCCCTGTCGCGGAATGCCGCCGCTGCCATTCGAAGAGCAAGGCGCTGCCGGCGAACGCTGCAGCCAAGCCATGA
- a CDS encoding peptidylprolyl isomerase gives MKMKHMNPCRSALLSLLLAVAGHAFAGNAIPAAKAPFARVGDAVITQDEFNSAFSLAARNKFYHGKPPEGGIGALQREVADQLVARILLVREAKHRGLKADQDEVRKTIQSYEQRYAASEQWKKTRDQVLPGLTARLEEDSLLAQLEKNVRNVPKPSMKDVKAYYAAHPEKFTEPEQLHVSVILLKVEPSSPGTAWVKANEEAQAIVKKLQAGADFAEMARLHSADDTAKKGGDMGYLHGGMLPDGTQVVLNAMKPGDISNPVQVLEGMAVFRLDDRKVAKLNSFEKVQSRAQDLLQRDQSEQAWSGLIAELRKKTPARIDDSQFLPLAEKPADNAAAK, from the coding sequence ATGAAAATGAAGCACATGAATCCATGCCGTTCGGCGCTGTTGTCCTTGCTGCTCGCAGTTGCGGGGCACGCCTTTGCCGGCAATGCCATACCTGCGGCAAAAGCGCCGTTTGCGCGTGTGGGCGATGCCGTCATTACGCAGGACGAGTTCAATTCGGCATTCAGCCTGGCCGCGCGCAACAAGTTCTATCACGGCAAGCCGCCCGAGGGCGGGATAGGCGCATTGCAGCGCGAAGTGGCGGATCAGCTGGTGGCTCGCATTCTGCTCGTGCGCGAAGCGAAGCATCGTGGCCTCAAGGCCGATCAGGATGAGGTGCGCAAAACGATTCAGTCGTATGAGCAGCGCTATGCCGCCAGTGAGCAATGGAAGAAGACGCGCGACCAGGTGCTTCCCGGCCTGACTGCCCGGCTGGAAGAAGACAGCTTGCTGGCTCAACTGGAAAAAAACGTACGCAACGTGCCGAAGCCTTCGATGAAGGATGTCAAGGCGTATTACGCCGCGCATCCGGAAAAATTCACGGAGCCCGAGCAGCTGCACGTGTCGGTGATCCTGCTGAAGGTGGAGCCGTCGTCGCCGGGCACCGCCTGGGTCAAGGCGAACGAGGAAGCACAAGCGATTGTGAAGAAGCTGCAGGCAGGTGCCGATTTCGCGGAAATGGCGCGCTTGCATTCGGCCGACGACACGGCGAAGAAGGGCGGAGACATGGGATACCTGCATGGCGGGATGCTGCCCGATGGAACGCAGGTTGTGCTTAATGCCATGAAGCCGGGCGATATTTCCAATCCGGTCCAGGTGCTGGAGGGGATGGCCGTGTTTCGCCTGGACGACCGCAAGGTGGCCAAGCTGAACAGTTTCGAAAAAGTGCAGAGCCGCGCGCAGGACCTGCTGCAGCGCGATCAGTCCGAGCAGGCGTGGAGCGGTCTGATCGCGGAGCTGCGCAAGAAGACTCCCGCCCGGATAGATGACTCGCAGTTCCTTCCGCTGGCGGAGAAGCCGGCCGACAATGCGGCCGCAAAATGA